A genomic region of Scyliorhinus canicula chromosome 4, sScyCan1.1, whole genome shotgun sequence contains the following coding sequences:
- the LOC119965405 gene encoding uncharacterized protein LOC119965405 isoform X1 has translation MLRGLMISFIFLLHRSAHTQEDPITIYLPVGKMDLVLNGSDIPAQGTILWDWTPHCGESNTRTLVKMKAEEQGWSTEWVSEYMKNFGTKWHQINASLNLKIENAAFATAGLFTCRQTEPKEKVLKQYEIFAIKVERDSRYLWKGGDTSLSCTISRLSETVSLQWKTRDFSQQNQRNNTDQIQLNNTVYLIVQDVQVDDVERYACEIQDNGRTVLSIPITLYLSPSEFGKEYTSYWPIFDHGLIDLSCKSKSKQNVSTWYWRNNSQITGIRLVSSADKKDERNINNLDIQNRISLKNFDGMSFPLQISPAQFEDAGNYQCTMDTMHLVKIELITIQVSAIPSHPLTEGDSVSLACSISHVRNQQGSFGWIMAGIFLLKKKHLISLDRERTVCHCLFRKLDNITEGGPALYLTDPC, from the exons ATGCTGAGAGGGCTGATGATAAGTTTCATTTTTCTGCTCCATCGATCTGCTCACACACAAG AAGATCCGATCACGATTTACCTACCAGTGGGAAAAATGGACCTTGTTCTTAATGGATCGGATATTCCTGCCCAAGGCACCATTTTATGGGATTGGACTCCACACTGTGGGGAATCCAACACCAGGACATTGGTCAAAATGAAGGCAGAAGAACAAGGCTGGAGCACTGAGTGGGTCAGTGAATATATGAAGAACTTTGGAACAAAATGGCACCAGATAAATGCCTCTCTCAACCTTAAAATTGAAAATGCTGCATTTGCAACAGCAGGACTGTTTACCTGCAGACAGACAGAACCCAAGGAGAAAGTACTGAAACAGTATGAAATATTTGCTATCAAAG TTGAGCGAGATTCCCGGTACCTGTGGAAAGGAGGCGATACCTCTCTCAGCTGTACAATCTCCAGACTCTCAGAGACTGTCAGTCTTCAATGGAAAACCAGAGACTTTTCTCAGCAAAATCAGAGAAACAACACTGATCAGATCCAACTGAATAACACTGTCTACCTGATCGTGCAGGATGTGCAAGTCGATGATGTTGAACGATATGCATGTGAAATACAAGATAATGGAAGAACTGTTCTGTCGATTCCTATAACATTATACTTGAGTCCCT CTGAATTTGGTAAGGAGTATACAAGTTACTGGCCAATATTTGACCATGGTTTAATTGACCTGAGCTGTAAATCTAAGTCCAAGCAAAATGTGTCCACGTGGTATTGGAGAAACAACAGTCAGATAACAGGAATAAGGCTTGTATCATCAGCTGACAAGAAGGATGAAAGGAATATAAATAACTTAGACATTCAGAATCGAATCAGCCTGAAAAACTTCGATGGTATGAGCTTTCCTCTACAAATTTCTCCAGCACAATTTGAAGATGCAGGAAATTATCAATGTACCATGGACACAATGCACCTGGTGAAAATTGAACTGATAACCATACAAG TGTCAGCAATCCCCtctcaccctctgactgaaggagATAGCGTCAGTCTTGCATGTTCCATTTCTCATGTCAGAAACCAACAAGGCTCGTTTGGATGGATAATGGCAGGAATATTCTTgttaaagaaaaaacatttaatcTCTCTGGACAGGGAAAGAACAGTCTGTCACTGTTTATTCCGAAAATTGGACAACATAACAGAAGGTGGACCTGCCTTGTATTTAACAGATCCATGTTAA
- the LOC119965405 gene encoding uncharacterized protein LOC119965405 isoform X2, with translation MLRGLMISFIFLLHRSAHTQDPITIYLPVGKMDLVLNGSDIPAQGTILWDWTPHCGESNTRTLVKMKAEEQGWSTEWVSEYMKNFGTKWHQINASLNLKIENAAFATAGLFTCRQTEPKEKVLKQYEIFAIKVERDSRYLWKGGDTSLSCTISRLSETVSLQWKTRDFSQQNQRNNTDQIQLNNTVYLIVQDVQVDDVERYACEIQDNGRTVLSIPITLYLSPSEFGKEYTSYWPIFDHGLIDLSCKSKSKQNVSTWYWRNNSQITGIRLVSSADKKDERNINNLDIQNRISLKNFDGMSFPLQISPAQFEDAGNYQCTMDTMHLVKIELITIQVSAIPSHPLTEGDSVSLACSISHVRNQQGSFGWIMAGIFLLKKKHLISLDRERTVCHCLFRKLDNITEGGPALYLTDPC, from the exons ATGCTGAGAGGGCTGATGATAAGTTTCATTTTTCTGCTCCATCGATCTGCTCACACACAAG ATCCGATCACGATTTACCTACCAGTGGGAAAAATGGACCTTGTTCTTAATGGATCGGATATTCCTGCCCAAGGCACCATTTTATGGGATTGGACTCCACACTGTGGGGAATCCAACACCAGGACATTGGTCAAAATGAAGGCAGAAGAACAAGGCTGGAGCACTGAGTGGGTCAGTGAATATATGAAGAACTTTGGAACAAAATGGCACCAGATAAATGCCTCTCTCAACCTTAAAATTGAAAATGCTGCATTTGCAACAGCAGGACTGTTTACCTGCAGACAGACAGAACCCAAGGAGAAAGTACTGAAACAGTATGAAATATTTGCTATCAAAG TTGAGCGAGATTCCCGGTACCTGTGGAAAGGAGGCGATACCTCTCTCAGCTGTACAATCTCCAGACTCTCAGAGACTGTCAGTCTTCAATGGAAAACCAGAGACTTTTCTCAGCAAAATCAGAGAAACAACACTGATCAGATCCAACTGAATAACACTGTCTACCTGATCGTGCAGGATGTGCAAGTCGATGATGTTGAACGATATGCATGTGAAATACAAGATAATGGAAGAACTGTTCTGTCGATTCCTATAACATTATACTTGAGTCCCT CTGAATTTGGTAAGGAGTATACAAGTTACTGGCCAATATTTGACCATGGTTTAATTGACCTGAGCTGTAAATCTAAGTCCAAGCAAAATGTGTCCACGTGGTATTGGAGAAACAACAGTCAGATAACAGGAATAAGGCTTGTATCATCAGCTGACAAGAAGGATGAAAGGAATATAAATAACTTAGACATTCAGAATCGAATCAGCCTGAAAAACTTCGATGGTATGAGCTTTCCTCTACAAATTTCTCCAGCACAATTTGAAGATGCAGGAAATTATCAATGTACCATGGACACAATGCACCTGGTGAAAATTGAACTGATAACCATACAAG TGTCAGCAATCCCCtctcaccctctgactgaaggagATAGCGTCAGTCTTGCATGTTCCATTTCTCATGTCAGAAACCAACAAGGCTCGTTTGGATGGATAATGGCAGGAATATTCTTgttaaagaaaaaacatttaatcTCTCTGGACAGGGAAAGAACAGTCTGTCACTGTTTATTCCGAAAATTGGACAACATAACAGAAGGTGGACCTGCCTTGTATTTAACAGATCCATGTTAA